In Rhizobium lusitanum, a genomic segment contains:
- a CDS encoding LysR family transcriptional regulator, which translates to MDLVALADFNLVARHGGFGKASRASGRPKATLSRRVTELEAALQLRLFERGARNLKLTEEGRALHERTTALLTELDETAAAIASGAEKPRGRLRISAPLLFSQTAMGRIAAGFALKYPDVRLEVTTEDRAVDMIEEGYDLVIRVNPDPDESLVGRAFLHDRLVVVASPDLPRPAADLLAPGVVRGAGDRQTWNLVTSEGSVTIGIEPILALSSLIMVRDAVRTGVGAARMPISLVSHDLADGTLLHWGDIEGSEVALWALYPSKRLLSARVSAFLDFLKQAFPNGTPDELAAYIGR; encoded by the coding sequence ATGGATCTTGTCGCCCTTGCTGATTTCAACCTTGTCGCGCGTCACGGTGGCTTCGGCAAAGCGTCACGGGCGTCCGGCCGTCCCAAAGCGACCTTGTCCCGACGGGTGACGGAACTGGAGGCCGCCCTTCAGCTTCGACTATTTGAACGTGGCGCGCGTAACCTGAAACTCACCGAGGAAGGACGCGCCCTTCATGAGCGGACAACCGCTCTGCTGACGGAACTCGACGAAACGGCGGCCGCTATTGCCTCGGGTGCGGAAAAGCCGCGCGGCAGGTTACGGATTAGCGCGCCGCTTTTGTTTTCGCAGACCGCCATGGGCAGGATCGCGGCGGGCTTTGCACTGAAATATCCCGACGTGCGGTTGGAAGTCACGACGGAAGACCGAGCCGTGGACATGATCGAGGAAGGCTATGATCTGGTCATCCGGGTCAATCCGGACCCAGACGAAAGTCTTGTCGGCCGAGCCTTTCTGCATGATCGCCTGGTCGTCGTGGCAAGCCCCGATCTTCCCCGACCGGCGGCAGATCTCTTAGCGCCTGGTGTCGTGCGCGGGGCCGGCGATCGGCAGACCTGGAACCTCGTGACTTCGGAAGGATCGGTGACGATCGGGATCGAGCCCATCCTCGCCCTGTCGTCACTCATCATGGTTCGGGATGCCGTGCGAACCGGCGTAGGCGCTGCTCGCATGCCGATTTCGCTGGTGAGTCACGATCTGGCCGACGGCACTTTGCTGCACTGGGGCGATATCGAGGGATCCGAGGTCGCGCTGTGGGCGCTTTACCCGTCGAAGCGTCTGTTGAGCGCGCGTGTATCTGCCTTCCTGGATTTTCTGAAGCAGGCTTTTCCCAATGGAACGCCCGATGAACTGGCGGCCTACATCGGCAGGTGA
- a CDS encoding AraC family transcriptional regulator: protein MTDPVAEVVSLLKPSPSISKLVTGGGQWLVERTELGSPFYCAVVEGHCRMTITGREPMLLTAGDFVLVPEIFSFTMSSLEPPLRGALAQRLETSPGVFRLGDPETPTEIKAMVGHCAFGSDDKALLVSLLPEVIHVQGEERLMMLVGMINDETRADRTAREMVLHRLLEVLLIEALRSTASTAAPPGLLRGMADPLLAPTLRRIHADPGRSMTVETLARDAAMSRSTFFDRFRKEVGVAPMEYATGWRMALAKEFLRKDVATAEIAQRVGYGSASAFSVAFSRHVGMPPGAYSRENTSG from the coding sequence ATGACCGATCCAGTTGCCGAAGTCGTTTCCCTGCTCAAGCCAAGCCCCTCGATCTCAAAGCTGGTGACGGGCGGTGGTCAGTGGCTCGTCGAGCGCACCGAACTTGGAAGCCCCTTTTATTGCGCCGTGGTCGAAGGCCATTGCCGGATGACGATCACCGGTCGTGAGCCGATGTTGCTGACAGCCGGCGACTTCGTGCTGGTTCCGGAAATCTTCTCGTTCACAATGAGCAGCCTGGAACCGCCGCTCCGCGGAGCGCTTGCCCAGCGTCTGGAGACCAGCCCGGGTGTCTTCCGGCTCGGAGACCCCGAAACACCTACCGAAATCAAGGCGATGGTTGGTCACTGCGCCTTTGGCTCGGATGACAAGGCTCTTCTCGTCTCACTGCTGCCGGAGGTCATCCATGTCCAAGGCGAAGAGCGGCTGATGATGCTGGTCGGGATGATAAACGACGAAACGAGAGCCGACCGTACCGCCCGTGAGATGGTGCTTCACCGGTTGTTGGAGGTGCTGTTGATCGAAGCGTTGCGATCAACGGCAAGTACGGCGGCCCCGCCCGGCCTCCTGCGCGGTATGGCCGATCCGCTGCTGGCACCGACCTTGCGCCGGATTCACGCAGATCCGGGCCGCAGCATGACGGTGGAAACACTCGCGCGGGATGCCGCCATGTCCCGTTCGACCTTCTTCGATCGTTTCCGGAAGGAGGTTGGCGTGGCCCCGATGGAATACGCGACCGGCTGGCGCATGGCGCTGGCGAAGGAATTCCTTCGCAAGGATGTTGCCACGGCAGAGATCGCGCAACGCGTCGGCTATGGCTCGGCAAGCGCCTTCAGCGTCGCGTTCAGTCGGCATGTGGGAATGCCGCCCGGCGCCTATTCTCGGGAAAACACTTCTGGGTAA
- a CDS encoding SDR family oxidoreductase — protein sequence MTILVTGATGNIGGQVIQHLIDRGADVRALVRDPSKANFPAGVAVAKGDFLDVDSLRTAFDGVSTLFLLNAVAPDEFTQALIALNVARSVGVERIVYLSVIHPDVYVNVPHFAGKFGVERMIEQMGFHATILRPAYFIQNDLTIKDVITGYGVYPMPVGTKGLAMIDVRDIAEIAALELLRREQAAQPLPITRINLVGPDTLTGADIAAIWSDVLARQINYGGGDTAAFEQNLKQFMPPWMAYDMRMMGDRFLTDGMLPEGSDVERLTTLLGRPLRSYRDFASETAASA from the coding sequence ATGACCATTCTCGTTACCGGCGCCACCGGCAATATCGGCGGCCAAGTCATCCAGCACCTCATCGATCGCGGCGCTGATGTCCGCGCGCTCGTCCGCGACCCCTCCAAGGCCAATTTCCCGGCGGGCGTTGCCGTCGCCAAAGGTGACTTTCTCGACGTCGACTCCCTGCGTACCGCCTTCGACGGTGTATCGACGCTCTTCCTGCTGAACGCTGTCGCACCAGACGAATTCACCCAGGCTTTGATCGCCCTCAACGTCGCCCGCTCGGTTGGCGTTGAGCGGATCGTGTACCTGTCGGTCATTCACCCTGATGTCTACGTGAACGTGCCGCACTTCGCCGGAAAATTCGGCGTCGAGCGGATGATCGAGCAGATGGGCTTTCACGCCACCATCCTGCGTCCGGCCTACTTCATCCAGAACGATCTGACGATCAAGGACGTCATCACTGGCTATGGCGTCTATCCAATGCCCGTCGGGACCAAGGGCCTCGCCATGATCGACGTGCGCGATATTGCGGAGATTGCCGCCCTTGAACTGCTGCGACGCGAACAGGCCGCACAGCCGCTCCCGATCACTCGCATCAATTTGGTCGGTCCAGACACCCTTACCGGAGCGGATATCGCCGCCATCTGGTCGGACGTGCTCGCTCGCCAGATCAACTACGGCGGTGGCGATACTGCTGCCTTCGAGCAGAACCTCAAGCAGTTCATGCCGCCTTGGATGGCTTACGACATGCGAATGATGGGCGATCGATTTTTAACAGATGGCATGCTGCCCGAGGGCAGTGATGTCGAGCGCCTGACGACGCTTCTTGGGCGTCCGCTGCGCTCCTATCGCGACTTCGCCTCAGAAACCGCTGCTTCTGCCTGA
- a CDS encoding SDR family oxidoreductase, which translates to MPNILITGCSSGFGLAIAQTFVTAGWDVVATMRTPQSDLIPHSEKLKILALDVTNADSITEAVEAAGPIDALVNNAGVGMLNVLEGAEMSKIHELFETNVFGAMAMTKAVLPQMRIRRSGVIVNVSSSVTLKPLPALSVYSASKAALNAFTESLALEAALFGVRAKLVLPGSAPTTGLGKNAVARMGMDIPEPYSAFVHDYLTTLRSGIEFTTPEDVAEAVWRAVTEPEAPMKTPAGADAQTRFREAVHSVA; encoded by the coding sequence ATGCCAAACATCCTCATCACCGGTTGCTCATCCGGCTTCGGTCTTGCAATCGCGCAAACATTTGTGACCGCAGGATGGGACGTGGTCGCGACCATGCGCACGCCGCAGAGCGATCTGATACCCCATAGCGAAAAGCTCAAAATCCTGGCGCTGGACGTGACCAACGCGGATAGCATCACGGAGGCGGTGGAAGCGGCGGGGCCGATCGATGCTCTGGTCAACAATGCCGGCGTCGGCATGCTCAATGTACTGGAAGGCGCCGAAATGTCGAAAATCCACGAACTGTTCGAAACGAACGTGTTCGGCGCAATGGCGATGACCAAAGCCGTTCTTCCGCAAATGCGTATCCGTCGGTCAGGCGTTATCGTCAACGTCAGCTCCAGCGTCACCCTCAAACCGCTGCCGGCACTCTCCGTCTACAGCGCCAGCAAGGCAGCGCTGAACGCTTTCACGGAAAGTCTCGCTCTTGAAGCGGCTCTCTTTGGCGTCCGCGCCAAACTTGTTCTGCCGGGTTCGGCGCCGACGACCGGGTTGGGCAAGAATGCCGTCGCCCGTATGGGAATGGACATCCCCGAGCCGTATAGCGCATTCGTTCACGACTACCTGACAACGCTGCGTTCTGGCATAGAATTCACGACGCCGGAAGACGTGGCAGAGGCCGTCTGGCGTGCTGTCACGGAACCGGAAGCGCCGATGAAAACTCCAGCCGGCGCGGATGCGCAAACCCGGTTCCGCGAGGCGGTCCACTCGGTGGCCTGA